In Procambarus clarkii isolate CNS0578487 chromosome 5, FALCON_Pclarkii_2.0, whole genome shotgun sequence, the following are encoded in one genomic region:
- the LOC123766745 gene encoding zinc finger protein 708, whose amino-acid sequence MTNPDECPVCGKRFNSLEDIKKHMAEHTGDKPHECPECGKRFSRPCHVKQHMVVHTGDKPFECPVCGKRFSRRGEVMQHIVVHTTDKPHECPECGKRFSQLRHVKTHMVVHTGDKPHECPECGKKFSRVGSMKTHMVVHTRDKPHECPECGKRFSLLGSMKTHMVVHTGDKPHECPECGKRFSLLRYVKIHMVVHTEDKPHECLICGKRFSRRGEVKQHMVVHTGDKPHECPECGKRFSLLGHVKTHMTVHTTDKPHECLECGKRFNRRGEVKQHMILHRDDKPYECPECGKRFNQLGSMMSHMMVHTGQKPFECAECGRRFRERSHIITHMLVHTDDKPHECLECGKRYKHRHSLRNHILLLHSGDKPDLA is encoded by the coding sequence ATGACGAATCCTGACGAGTGCCCAgtatgtgggaagagatttaacTCTCTAGAAGATATTAAGAAGCACATGGCTGAACATACAGgggataaacctcatgagtgtccagagtgtgggaaaagattcagtcgacCTTGTCATGTGAAGCAACACATGGTTGTGCATACAGGGGATAAACCTTTTGAATGTCCagtgtgtgggaaaagattcagtcgtcGAGGAGAAGTGATGCAGCACATAGTTGTGCATACGACAGATAAGCCTCATGAATGTCCTGAGTgcgggaaaagattcagtcaacttCGTCATGTGAAGACACATATGGTTGTTCATACAGGggataaacctcatgaatgtccagagtgtgggaaaaaattCAGTCGTGTTGGAAGTATGAAAACTCACATGGTTGTACATACTAGggataaacctcatgaatgtccagaatgtgggaaaagattcagtctaCTTGGAAGTATGAAAACTCACATGGTTGTGCATACGGGGGATAAaccacatgagtgtccagagtgtgggaagagatttagtcTGCTTCGATATGTGAAGATACACATGGTTGTGCATACAGaggataaacctcatgagtgtctcatatgtgggaaaagattcagccgTCGTGGAGAGGTGAAGCAGCACATGGTTGTGCATACGGGAGATAAACCAcatgagtgtccagaatgtgggaaaagattcagtctaCTTGGACATGTGAAGACACACATGACTGTGCATACAAcagataaacctcatgagtgtttagagtgtgggaaaagattcaatcgTCGTGGAGAGGTGAAACAGCACATGATTTTGCATAGAGATGATaaaccttatgagtgtccagagtgtggaaaaagGTTCAATCAACTTGGAAGTATGATGTctcacatgatggtgcatacAGGCCAGAAACCTtttgaatgtgccgagtgtgggagAAGATTCAGAGAACGTAGCCACATAattactcacatgttagtgcatacaGATgataagcctcacgagtgtctggAGTGTGGAAAAAGATATAAGCACCGTCACAGTTTGAGAAATCACATCTTACTAttacattcaggtgataaacctgatttggcttAG